The DNA segment CTGCTGCGGCTCATTTGTGGTCTGGAGACGTTGCGATGAACCCGTTTCCGATGGGAACGGGGGTCAAGGTGTGGCTGGCGACGGGACATACAGACATGCGGTGCGGCTTTCCTTCGCTGGCCCTTCGGGTGCAGGAGGTGTTGAAACATGACCCTCTGGGCGGTCATCTGTTCTGCTTCAGGGGTCGACGAGGTGATCTGGTAAAATTAATTTGGCATGACGGCCAAGGCGCCTGCCTGTTCACGAAAAAATTGGAGCGCGGGCGGTTTATCTGGCCCAATGTTGAAGGCGGCGCCGTCGCGATCTCGGCCGCACAGCTTTCTTATTTGCTGTCGGGAATTGACTGGCGGGCGCCGCAGGAAACCTGGCGTCCGACACGGGTTTGAGCGCCTTCTTCATTGAATTTGTTCAGGAAATATGCTCTAAAATTTGCATGTCATTGCCACCGCTTTCCCTTCCGGACGATCTTGCCAGCGCCCACGCCGCGCTGCTGGCGGAACGCGAGGCGCGGTTGCAGGCGGAGGCCGAAGCGACCAAAGCCAAGGCAGAGCTTTCCAGCATCGAGGCGCTCAACGCCCATCTGCAATTGCTGATCGCCAAGTTGGAACGCGACAAACACGGTCCGAGCCGGGAGCGCACCCAGCGGCTGATCGACCAGATGGAATTGCAGCTCGAAGAGCTGGTCGCCGACGCGACCGAGGACGAGCTTGCGTCCGAAGCGGCCTCTGCCAAAAGCCAGACCGTTCGGGCCTTCACTCGCAAGCGGCCGGTGCGCAAACCCTGGCCGGACAATATCGAGCGGGAACGTGTCGTCATCGAAGCTCCTGGCGCCTGCATCCATTGCGGTAGCGAACGGCTGTCGAAGCTGGGCGAGGATACTACCGAGACGCTGGAGGAGATCCCACGCCGCTTCAAGGTGGTCGAGACCGTCCGGGATAAGTTTACTTGCCGGGAGTGCGGCTGCATCAGCCAGGCGCCGGCGCCGTTCCATGCCACACCGCGCGGCTTTCTCGGCCCCAACCTTCTCGCCACTATAGTCTTCGACAAATTCTCCGAGCATCAGCCGCTCAACCGCCAGAGCCGGCGTTTCCGCAGCGAGGGAATTGATCTGTCCACCCAGACGCTTGCCGACCAGGTTGGCTACGTCAGCGCCGCCGTCAAGCCGCTCTTCGATCTCATCGAGACGCACGTGTTTGCGGCCGAGCGATTGCATGGCGACGACACCACTATCCCGATTCTCGCCAAAGGGCAGTGCATCACCGGCCGGATCTGGACCTACGTTTGCGACGATAGGCCCTTTGGGGGACAGTCGCCACCGGCCGCCGTCTTCTACGCCTCCAGCGACCGGCGTGGCGAACATCCACAACGACATCTGGCCGAGTTCAAAGGCATTCTGCAAGCTGACTGCTATAATGGCTTCAATCCGCTCTTTGATCGTACGAAGAAACAAATACCGGTGACGCCGGCTTTCTGTTTTGCCCACGCGCGCCGGAAGTTCTTCGAGCTGGCCGACGTCTCTCGCAGTGCGCGCCGCGGTAAAGGCGCACGGCCTGTCTCGGCGACGGCGTTGGAAGCGGTTAAACGCATCGACGCGTTGTTTGCCATCGAGCGCGATATCAACGGCACAAGCGCCGAGGAGCGGCTTGCCGTGCGCCAGGAAAAGAGCAAGCCGCTGCTCATCGAGTTGGAGGCCTGGTTGCGCCAGGAACAGGAGGGCCTCTCACGCTCCTCACCGGTCATCGAACCGATCAACTACATGCTGTCGCGCTGGGTCGATTTTGCCAGATACGCCGATGACGGCAGGATTTGCATGACGAATAACGCGGCGGAAAGAGCCCTGCGCGGCGTGGCTTGCGGCAGAAAAAATTGGAGCTTCGCCGGTTCCGATCGCGGCGCCGACCGGGCCGCCATCATGCTGACCCTGATTACGACGGCTCGCCTCAACGACATCGATCCAAAGGTCTGGCTTGCCGACGTGCTGGCCCGCATCGCCGAGCTTCCCGTCTCCCGCCTGCATGAGCTCTTGCCTTGGGAGTGGAAGGTGATCAAGGCGATGGAAATCCCGGCTGCCGCGTAAACAGTTTCCGAAACAGCTCTTCCGACCGGCGCAGACCCTCGTCCGTCAGCACCAGTGACTTCGACTTGTTCACCGGATCGCCGATCAGGCCTTTCTGATACAAGCGATCAGTCGTCGCCCACTCAAACCCCTTCCAGGCGCAACGCTCGTTGTGAAGCGTCAGCCATAGCAACGCCAGCACCGTGTCGTCAATTTTGTCCTCGTCGATCTCCATTCCGCAAGCTTACCACG comes from the Rhizobium sp. NXC24 genome and includes:
- a CDS encoding IS66 family transposase; the encoded protein is MSLPPLSLPDDLASAHAALLAEREARLQAEAEATKAKAELSSIEALNAHLQLLIAKLERDKHGPSRERTQRLIDQMELQLEELVADATEDELASEAASAKSQTVRAFTRKRPVRKPWPDNIERERVVIEAPGACIHCGSERLSKLGEDTTETLEEIPRRFKVVETVRDKFTCRECGCISQAPAPFHATPRGFLGPNLLATIVFDKFSEHQPLNRQSRRFRSEGIDLSTQTLADQVGYVSAAVKPLFDLIETHVFAAERLHGDDTTIPILAKGQCITGRIWTYVCDDRPFGGQSPPAAVFYASSDRRGEHPQRHLAEFKGILQADCYNGFNPLFDRTKKQIPVTPAFCFAHARRKFFELADVSRSARRGKGARPVSATALEAVKRIDALFAIERDINGTSAEERLAVRQEKSKPLLIELEAWLRQEQEGLSRSSPVIEPINYMLSRWVDFARYADDGRICMTNNAAERALRGVACGRKNWSFAGSDRGADRAAIMLTLITTARLNDIDPKVWLADVLARIAELPVSRLHELLPWEWKVIKAMEIPAAA
- the tnpB gene encoding IS66 family insertion sequence element accessory protein TnpB (TnpB, as the term is used for proteins encoded by IS66 family insertion elements, is considered an accessory protein, since TnpC, encoded by a neighboring gene, is a DDE family transposase.); translation: MNPFPMGTGVKVWLATGHTDMRCGFPSLALRVQEVLKHDPLGGHLFCFRGRRGDLVKLIWHDGQGACLFTKKLERGRFIWPNVEGGAVAISAAQLSYLLSGIDWRAPQETWRPTRV
- a CDS encoding DUF6429 family protein yields the protein MEIDEDKIDDTVLALLWLTLHNERCAWKGFEWATTDRLYQKGLIGDPVNKSKSLVLTDEGLRRSEELFRKLFTRQPGFPSP